Genomic segment of Natronoarchaeum philippinense:
CGCCATCTAGACACGATAAATGTCGGGCTGGTTCAACATAGTTTCTTATACCACGTCGCTCGAACTAGACATACGGATGAGGTTCACGAGTCCATCTCGGAGCCGGCCGTCGACACACTGCCCGCAGAACTCGACTCCCCGCGCGCGAAACTGGTGTACCTCTACATTGCTACCGCCGACAGCGCCCATTTGACCGACCTTCAGGCGACGCTGGGGCTGAAGAAGATCACGCTGTTTAGCATTCTCGACACGCTGCAGGGTCGCGACCTGATCGAGGAGCGCGGCGACGCCTACGCCGTGGCATCCTGACCAAGCGCGAAACGGATTTGTAGCTGCCAGTCGAACGCCGGAGCGTGTCCGACGACAGCTCTCTGGCGGATTTCGGCGACGAAGCGGACGACCCAGACGAGGCCAGCGACATCGCCGATGACGCCGCTGGTACCGCTGTAGTCACCTACCAGTGGGGTACCGAAACCACCTGCGAGCGCTGCGGCGAGGCGACGAGTCGGCTGTGGCGTCCGGACGACGACGCGGGCGAACCAGACACCGCCATGGTCTGTGTCGACTGCAAACGCTGGTAGCCCCCGAAGCCACGCAGTCGACTGCCGGTGCTCACAAGCTACAAGGTCCGGCCCTGCGTGTGATAAGACGATTCCCGTGTCCGACCGTAGCGAGTTCACCTGCACCGGCGTCTGGTCGCGCGAGCGCGTCGAGTCGTTTCTCCGCGAGACGACCGTTCCACTCAGGCTCTCGTGTCACACGCCGGCCGGTCGGCTCTGGATGCTCTCGCTGTGGTACCGGTACCGGGACGGCCGGCTGTGGTGTGCGACCGCGGCCGACGCCGACGTGGTCGAGTATTTGCGCGCCGACGAGGAGGTCGCCTTCGAGATCTCGACGAACGACCCGCCCTACCGTGGCGTGCGGGGCAACGGCGTCGCGCACGTCCGGTCGGATGGCGGCAAGGAGCTCTTGGCGTCGCTGCTGGAGCGATATCTCGGTGGGACGGAGTCGTCGCTGGGCGATCAGCTACTCGATGACAATCGCGAGGAAGTGCGCATCGAAATCGAACCGAGGCGGGCGTTCAGCTGGGACTTCTCCGAACGAATGGCCGACGCAGTCGACGACTAAAGTACCTGCCGCTGGCAGGTGCCACAGAGCGTTTCCTCTTTGACATCGACCTCCCGGACTGTCGGCGAGAAGTTCATCACACAGCGGTTGTTGTCACAGTGTTCCAATCCAAGGGTGTGACCGATCTCGTGGACGATCTCCTTGCGAACCCGGTCGCCGAAGATTTCGTCGGGATTGCGCTCGGAGAACCCGCCGTCGCTGGAGGTCTGGAGGCGGTACGTCGAGACGACGCTCCCGTTACCGTCGAGGTACGCCAGCCCGAAGACGTAGTTACGCTTGCGGTAGAACAGGTCCTTGGCGGTGACGGCGATGTTTTTCTCTCCCGACCCGATGTGACTGGCCATCTCGATGAAGTCCTCGGCGCGGTACTGATTTCGGTTAGCGTCGAACGCGCCGTCGGGGATCGGCTGGGACTTGTGGACGGTGACATCACAGTCGTATACCGTCCGGAGGCCGGCAGAGGCCTTCCGCTTTACCTCCGCGGGAAGGTCCCCCACCGGGACGATGTCAACGAGCATGGGAACCACTAATATCGCCCCGAGCATAAATATCCCGCCGTGCCACACGCTGATTCCGACGCGCTCGTCGAACGACTCGCCCGCTTCGAGCGCGTCGTCGAGGTGGGCGTCGGCCGTCGCCCCGGCGTCGCCGCCGCGCTCGCGGACGCCGGCGTCGACGTGACCGCGACGGATGTCGTCGCGCGCGAGACGCCGGCGTCGGTCCAGTTCGTCCGCGACGACGTGACCGATCCGACCCGATCGGTGTACGCCGACGCCGACGCGGTCTACGCACTCAACGCGCCGCCGGAGCTGCATCGCCCCTGCGCCGAGATTGCCCGTGCTGTCGATGCTGCGTTCCTCTTTACGACGCTCGGGTACGATCAACCCGCGATTTCAGCCGAGCGGGAGACGCTTCCGAACGAGACGTTGTTCGTGGCTCGTCGGACGAGATGACAGTTGTCCGCCGGTTCGGAGATGCCGTCAGTCGGACCAGTTGACGCTCCGTCCGTTCGACCCGCTCCGTCGCTCGACGAGGCGCTGCTCGGTCCACGCGACGATCCGATCGGCGGCGTACACCGCGACGGCTCCGAGCACGATGCCGGCGATCACGTCGGTCAGCCAGTGGATGCCCAGATGCATCGTTGCGATCATCACGCTGATGCCCAGTACCGTCGCAATCGGCGTCCACGCCGGGTACTCCTCGCGGCTCATCAGCGCCAGCACCATCGCCGTCAGCGACATCGAGGTGTGCAACGACGGGAACACGTTCGAGCTGTAGTTGATCATCGCGGTCAGATACATCACCTCGGGGAACTGGGTGTACATCGGCTGGGCGACCGCCGTCGGCATCATGTTCCGTGGCCCGTAGGCGACAAAGAGGGTATAACAGATCACGCCGACGCCGTAGTTGATCGCGTAGGCGGTCAACAGCACCTTCAGATGCCGGAGTTGGTCGGCGACGAAGTACGCCACCAGCGGGAACACCAGCAACACCACGTAGCCGAACACGTAGATCCCCGCGAAGTAGAGGAGTGCGGCGTCGGGGAACAGGTCCTGTATCCACGCGACGAACTCGCCTTCGAGTTCGTAGATCTGGCCGGTCGCTTTCCAGCCCACCAGCCGCGAGGCCTTGAGACTGTACTGCAGCAGACCCTTGTTGATCAGCAACACGGCGACAAGCCCGCCGAGATACGGCACGATCTCACGAAAGCGTCGCTTGCGCTCTGCGGGGCTCCGTAGAATCGCCGAGAGGCGATCCACTCCCACGCAGCCCACGAGAAGGGCTCCAAGGATCACGCCGGCCACCGCTGCAACGACGGCCAAGATCTGGAGCAGGATCATCGGATACCTACCACTACCTTCTCGACCATAAAGAAGGTATACATTTTGTCAGACACTCACAACGAGTGCCACAGAGTCACTAGCGAGAGCGTACTTCGCCGTCAGTCAGCAATCGAGAATAGTTGCGGCAGGCTATCATGGACGACCGCTCCGTCATGCGGATCGATAGACGGGATCACTCGTCACGTCCGGAACACGCTGGGAGGTCAGTCTTTGTGGTCTACGTCGACGCGCTCGCGGAGGTCTTCGAGGGCGTCGGACTCGGCGAGCTCTTCGAGACGCTCCTGAAAGTGCGCCTCACAGAGTCCCACCTTGATGCCGTCGGATTCGGCGGCGACGGTGGCGTCGTCGTCGCAGTAATGACACTGCATACCTTCTCTATCCGCCCAAGCAGTTTGAACGCTACGGCTTCGGCCGCGCCCGCCGCGGTCTCCATACGCACACGCCCTACGATTCGTCGGCCCGCTTGAGAGCATCCTCGATGGGCTGGTAGTCGGCTTCCGATAGCCCGGCGACGCCGAGCTGTTCGTCGTGGGCGTCGCTCCCACCAGTCGCCACCAGATCGTGCTCGCGGATCGAACGCTCGACCGGTTCGTGATCGACCGCCTCGCCGTAGGGATAGTACCGCTCGACGGCGTCGAGGTCGCTCGTCAGCGCCAGCGCCGACGCCGGATCGTCGTACCGCAACGGGTGGGCCAGTCCGACGAGCGCGCAGGCCTCGTCGAGGACCTCGCGCCCGCGCTCGAACGTCGGCAGCGTCCGCGCGGTGTAACAGGGACAA
This window contains:
- a CDS encoding DUF7573 domain-containing protein, with protein sequence MSDDSSLADFGDEADDPDEASDIADDAAGTAVVTYQWGTETTCERCGEATSRLWRPDDDAGEPDTAMVCVDCKRW
- a CDS encoding DUF6757 family protein translates to MQCHYCDDDATVAAESDGIKVGLCEAHFQERLEELAESDALEDLRERVDVDHKD
- a CDS encoding phosphatase PAP2 family protein, with product MILLQILAVVAAVAGVILGALLVGCVGVDRLSAILRSPAERKRRFREIVPYLGGLVAVLLINKGLLQYSLKASRLVGWKATGQIYELEGEFVAWIQDLFPDAALLYFAGIYVFGYVVLLVFPLVAYFVADQLRHLKVLLTAYAINYGVGVICYTLFVAYGPRNMMPTAVAQPMYTQFPEVMYLTAMINYSSNVFPSLHTSMSLTAMVLALMSREEYPAWTPIATVLGISVMIATMHLGIHWLTDVIAGIVLGAVAVYAADRIVAWTEQRLVERRSGSNGRSVNWSD
- a CDS encoding pyridoxamine 5'-phosphate oxidase family protein gives rise to the protein MPVSDRSEFTCTGVWSRERVESFLRETTVPLRLSCHTPAGRLWMLSLWYRYRDGRLWCATAADADVVEYLRADEEVAFEISTNDPPYRGVRGNGVAHVRSDGGKELLASLLERYLGGTESSLGDQLLDDNREEVRIEIEPRRAFSWDFSERMADAVDD
- a CDS encoding UPF0146 family protein codes for the protein MPHADSDALVERLARFERVVEVGVGRRPGVAAALADAGVDVTATDVVARETPASVQFVRDDVTDPTRSVYADADAVYALNAPPELHRPCAEIARAVDAAFLFTTLGYDQPAISAERETLPNETLFVARRTR
- a CDS encoding archaemetzincin family Zn-dependent metalloprotease is translated as MLVDIVPVGDLPAEVKRKASAGLRTVYDCDVTVHKSQPIPDGAFDANRNQYRAEDFIEMASHIGSGEKNIAVTAKDLFYRKRNYVFGLAYLDGNGSVVSTYRLQTSSDGGFSERNPDEIFGDRVRKEIVHEIGHTLGLEHCDNNRCVMNFSPTVREVDVKEETLCGTCQRQVL